The Halobacteriovoraceae bacterium genome includes a region encoding these proteins:
- the fbaA gene encoding class II fructose-bisphosphate aldolase — protein sequence MKFRPGVIYGDELVKLYQYAKENQFALPAVNVVGTNSINAVLETAKNLNRPVIIQFSNGGGHFMAGKGLNNENQNAAITGTISGAQHIHLLAEKYGVSVVIHTDHAAKNLLPWIDGLLEASEDHFERYGKPLFSSHMLDLSEETLQENLEISCSYFERMNKISIGIEIELGVTGGEEDGVDNTDIDNSKLYTQPEEVCFAYEKLSSVGKNFTIAASFGNVHGVYKPGNVQLTPKILKNSQEFIEKKLGKSAKEVNFVFHGGSGSSREEIREAISYGVIKMNIDTDMQWAFWDGVNNYSKEKSGYLQSQIGNPEGDDKPNKKYYDPRVWLREGEKSFIARLKQSFEDLNNI from the coding sequence ATGAAATTTAGGCCAGGTGTTATCTATGGAGATGAACTCGTAAAACTCTATCAGTATGCAAAAGAAAACCAATTTGCTCTACCCGCTGTTAATGTTGTCGGTACGAATTCTATCAATGCTGTTCTTGAAACCGCAAAGAACCTTAACCGTCCCGTGATTATTCAGTTTTCAAATGGTGGAGGTCACTTCATGGCCGGAAAAGGATTAAATAATGAAAATCAAAATGCGGCCATTACTGGAACAATATCAGGAGCACAGCATATTCATTTATTAGCAGAAAAATATGGTGTAAGTGTTGTTATTCATACAGATCATGCCGCAAAGAATTTGTTACCTTGGATTGATGGTTTGTTAGAAGCTTCAGAAGATCATTTTGAGCGATATGGCAAACCTCTATTTAGTTCACATATGCTTGACTTGTCAGAAGAAACCCTACAAGAAAATTTAGAGATTTCATGTAGTTATTTTGAAAGAATGAATAAAATTAGTATTGGAATTGAAATTGAACTTGGCGTTACCGGTGGAGAAGAAGACGGTGTAGATAATACTGATATTGATAATTCAAAACTATATACACAACCAGAAGAAGTGTGTTTTGCTTATGAAAAATTAAGTTCTGTTGGCAAGAATTTCACAATCGCGGCCTCTTTTGGAAATGTTCATGGTGTCTATAAACCAGGAAACGTACAGTTAACTCCAAAAATACTGAAAAACTCTCAAGAGTTTATTGAGAAGAAATTAGGAAAAAGTGCGAAGGAAGTTAATTTTGTTTTTCATGGAGGATCAGGCTCATCCCGAGAAGAAATTAGAGAGGCCATTTCTTATGGGGTTATCAAAATGAATATTGATACCGATATGCAGTGGGCATTTTGGGATGGTGTAAATAATTATTCAAAAGAAAAATCTGGATATTTACAGTCTCAAATTGGAAACCCTGAAGGAGATGATAAACCTAACAAGAAATACTACGACCCAAGAGTTTGGCTAAGAGAAGGTGAAAAGTCATTTATAGCTAGACTCAAACAATCATTTGAAGATCTTAACAATATTTAA
- a CDS encoding NUDIX hydrolase → MLKKWITLSQKAIAKSMVFNHHQFERHSAIDESKKSFFDVLKLRDCVIIIPINNLKKFICVRQYRHGIDDFTLEFPAGLIDSGESPLEAAIRELREETGYISENWHFLGKYQVNPAFMNNYYYYFLAVETKNEHNQSLDPLEEIEIELVDRDKIEQYSQFNHSAMMLGLQLARSSKLF, encoded by the coding sequence ATGTTAAAAAAATGGATTACACTCTCACAAAAGGCCATCGCAAAAAGTATGGTTTTCAATCATCATCAATTCGAAAGGCATTCGGCGATTGATGAGAGTAAGAAGTCATTTTTTGATGTATTAAAACTAAGAGACTGCGTTATTATTATTCCAATAAATAATTTAAAAAAATTTATTTGTGTAAGACAGTATAGACATGGAATAGATGATTTTACACTTGAATTCCCTGCAGGATTAATTGATTCTGGTGAAAGTCCACTTGAAGCGGCCATTAGAGAACTAAGAGAAGAAACAGGTTATATAAGCGAAAACTGGCATTTTCTTGGAAAATATCAAGTCAATCCGGCCTTCATGAATAATTATTACTATTATTTTTTAGCAGTAGAAACCAAGAACGAACATAATCAAAGTCTGGACCCATTAGAGGAAATAGAAATTGAATTAGTAGACAGAGATAAAATTGAACAATATTCGCAATTCAACCACAGCGCGATGATGTTGGGCCTACAATTGGCCAGATCTTCTAAACTTTTTTAA
- a CDS encoding glutamate--tRNA ligase yields the protein MTIRVRFAPSPTGLLHIGGARTALYSYLFAKAKNGKFILRIEDTDLERSTKDSEIKMIDDLNWCGITWDEGPDNGGEYGPYRQSERKEIYKKYAFDLIESGHAYPCFLTTSELEKLTEQANTEKKAPHIYHGKYRDLPKAEAKKKMDAGDEYVIRFKNPQKKYTLNDIVRGNVTYNEDMVGDFVILRSNEMPTFNFCCAIDDHLMKISHVIRAEEHLNNTVRQLMIYESLGVKPPEFAHVSLLVGEDRQKLSKRHGATSVAQYREQHYLPEALMNYLLLLGWSHPEEKDIFSLDEVANIFDLTRFSKSPALYDIKKLNYFNEQHLRKLTTEQLIMNFDQVVCSTSPYHQQSIEWKNSLADLFRDKIQIFSDIEEHLKSIFSNVIEKNDEYKEILSWETTLKISQYLDAQLENTTDRVTSVQMQEWMDYLKKELKIKGRPLFMGTRVVLTGQGHGPDLNKLVPLIPIENIKKNVKTSLT from the coding sequence ATGACTATACGTGTACGATTTGCCCCTAGTCCGACTGGACTACTCCATATTGGTGGAGCAAGGACAGCTTTATATTCCTATCTTTTTGCTAAGGCAAAAAACGGAAAATTTATTCTTAGAATAGAGGACACTGACCTAGAAAGAAGTACTAAAGATTCAGAAATCAAAATGATAGATGATTTAAATTGGTGTGGGATAACATGGGATGAAGGCCCTGATAATGGTGGAGAATACGGGCCTTATCGCCAATCAGAAAGAAAAGAAATTTATAAAAAGTATGCTTTTGATTTGATAGAATCCGGGCATGCCTATCCTTGTTTTTTAACCACAAGTGAATTAGAAAAACTTACTGAACAAGCTAATACTGAAAAGAAGGCCCCACATATTTATCACGGAAAATATAGAGATCTTCCAAAAGCTGAAGCAAAAAAGAAAATGGATGCTGGAGATGAATACGTCATCCGTTTCAAGAATCCACAAAAAAAATATACTTTAAACGATATTGTCAGAGGGAACGTCACTTATAACGAAGACATGGTGGGAGATTTTGTTATTTTAAGATCTAATGAAATGCCAACGTTTAATTTTTGTTGTGCTATTGATGACCATCTTATGAAGATTTCACATGTGATAAGAGCTGAAGAACACCTTAATAATACTGTAAGGCAGTTAATGATTTATGAATCTCTTGGAGTAAAACCTCCGGAATTTGCACATGTATCTCTATTGGTTGGAGAAGATCGGCAGAAACTTTCTAAAAGACATGGGGCAACTTCTGTGGCCCAGTACAGAGAACAACATTATCTTCCTGAAGCACTCATGAATTATTTACTTTTGTTAGGCTGGTCTCACCCTGAAGAGAAGGATATTTTCTCCCTTGACGAGGTTGCAAATATATTTGATTTGACTCGTTTTAGTAAGTCCCCGGCCTTATATGACATTAAAAAACTAAATTATTTTAATGAACAGCATTTAAGAAAACTCACAACAGAACAACTTATCATGAATTTTGACCAGGTTGTTTGTTCTACTTCTCCCTATCATCAGCAGTCGATAGAGTGGAAAAATTCTCTCGCAGATTTGTTTCGTGATAAAATTCAAATTTTTTCCGATATTGAAGAGCATCTCAAATCAATTTTTAGTAATGTTATTGAAAAAAATGATGAGTACAAAGAAATTCTATCGTGGGAAACGACATTAAAGATTTCACAATACTTAGATGCACAATTAGAAAATACCACTGATAGAGTAACAAGTGTTCAAATGCAGGAATGGATGGATTATCTGAAAAAAGAATTAAAGATTAAGGGAAGGCCCTTATTTATGGGAACAAGAGTTGTCCTAACTGGACAAGGACATGGGCCTGACTTAAATAAACTCGTGCCTTTGATACCAATTGAAAATATAAAGAAGAATGTAAAGACCTCTCTAACTTAA
- a CDS encoding thioredoxin family protein has translation MALTYTDLENLPQILPDFKITSSDGRQTYTSEMIVGKSGLIVCFICNHCPYVKNILIELVKVLNSAIEQNFAVLAINSNNIKSYPEDHPHKMLEIAKKNQFGFPYVFDESQEVARTFHASCTPEFFVYNHKKELYYAGRFDDSRPGNEVEVSGKDLKFALECLLEGVSYPDKIIPSMGCNIKWK, from the coding sequence ATGGCCTTAACCTATACTGATTTAGAGAATCTTCCACAGATTTTGCCAGATTTTAAAATAACTTCTTCAGATGGAAGACAAACTTATACTAGTGAAATGATTGTCGGCAAAAGTGGGCTTATCGTATGTTTCATTTGTAATCATTGTCCATATGTGAAAAACATATTAATTGAGCTTGTAAAGGTATTAAATAGCGCAATAGAACAAAATTTTGCAGTTCTAGCTATTAATTCAAACAATATAAAGAGTTACCCTGAGGATCATCCCCATAAGATGCTTGAAATTGCTAAAAAAAACCAATTTGGTTTTCCTTATGTGTTTGACGAATCTCAAGAAGTTGCGCGTACTTTTCACGCGTCATGCACTCCCGAATTTTTTGTCTATAACCATAAAAAAGAGCTTTATTACGCAGGTCGGTTCGATGACTCTAGACCTGGAAATGAGGTGGAGGTTAGTGGAAAAGATTTGAAGTTTGCTTTAGAGTGTTTGTTGGAAGGGGTGAGCTATCCTGACAAAATTATTCCTAGTATGGGATGTAATATCAAGTGGAAATAA
- a CDS encoding GHKL domain-containing protein, which produces MENTSDNKRLIFTIAKFVGLLLLLLISCLYFIEKQHYTGLIFFFIISLGIIYVFLSYRFETWNKPLAELDRGISDLIVTRDISNRVELLSDSNIISINSHLMDVTHKFDSFLEDMHEEFLNIQNQMDEIQILNKNLTGEIKELRNQTIQSEKLAAIGEMTASIIHEINNPLMFIRTLLKKNLKQLDSDSEISKDLDKAYLMTDRVEKIIVGLKNLARNSELDEGEIFSILEVINQSVFLCEYKLKKHNVSLEVLGIDESYTVKGNSVQISQIFVNLIKNAIDAIEELQDKWIKIECSKEEEMYRILVTDSGHGISDEIREKLMDSFFTTKGKEKGTGLGLSISRKIADRHKGDLYIDPNCKNTRFVLLLPILKE; this is translated from the coding sequence ATGGAAAATACTAGCGATAATAAAAGATTGATTTTTACAATAGCAAAGTTTGTAGGACTTTTGCTCCTTTTACTCATTTCATGTCTATATTTTATAGAAAAACAACATTACACAGGTCTGATATTTTTCTTCATTATTAGTCTGGGAATTATTTATGTTTTTCTAAGTTACCGTTTTGAAACATGGAATAAACCACTTGCTGAATTAGATCGGGGAATTTCAGATCTAATCGTAACTCGTGATATTTCAAATAGAGTTGAGTTGTTGAGTGACAGCAATATCATCAGTATCAATTCTCACTTAATGGATGTGACACATAAATTTGATTCCTTTCTTGAGGATATGCACGAAGAGTTTTTGAATATTCAAAACCAAATGGATGAAATCCAAATTCTTAATAAAAATCTCACTGGAGAAATTAAAGAACTAAGAAACCAAACAATACAAAGTGAGAAACTTGCAGCTATTGGGGAAATGACGGCCTCTATCATTCATGAAATTAACAATCCTTTGATGTTTATCCGTACATTGTTGAAAAAAAATTTAAAACAGTTAGATTCTGATAGTGAAATTTCTAAAGATCTTGATAAAGCTTACCTAATGACTGACAGAGTGGAGAAAATTATTGTTGGCCTTAAAAACCTTGCTAGAAACTCAGAGTTAGATGAGGGGGAAATTTTTTCAATCTTAGAAGTCATAAATCAATCAGTATTTTTGTGTGAGTACAAATTAAAAAAACACAACGTATCACTTGAAGTTTTAGGAATTGATGAGAGTTACACTGTTAAGGGAAATTCAGTACAAATTTCACAAATTTTTGTGAACCTTATTAAAAACGCCATAGATGCTATAGAAGAGCTTCAAGATAAATGGATTAAAATTGAATGTTCGAAAGAAGAGGAAATGTATCGAATTTTAGTTACTGATTCAGGTCATGGTATATCTGACGAAATTCGAGAAAAGCTAATGGATTCTTTTTTCACTACAAAAGGCAAGGAAAAGGGGACTGGATTAGGTTTGAGTATATCAAGAAAGATTGCCGATAGACATAAAGGAGATCTTTATATAGATCCAAACTGCAAGAATACTAGATTTGTGCTATTATTACCTATTCTAAAAGAATAG
- a CDS encoding NYN domain-containing protein: MGHKIEINIGQNVAILIDGNNIERSIHGITKDNNSMLNFDALIPTLVTNRSLNRLIYFKEGKNISSKLAARLHVNYHGSVVPCHKSADIPLTIKAMQLASKVDTIIIMSGDSDYIDLVSHLKFEGVRVEIASIESTTAKALIEEADYFHPITQEHWFKLNSPKKMSRPTKKNIKKV, translated from the coding sequence ATGGGACATAAAATTGAAATTAATATAGGTCAAAACGTTGCCATCCTCATTGATGGAAATAATATTGAAAGGTCTATTCATGGTATCACGAAAGACAATAATTCTATGTTGAATTTCGATGCACTCATCCCTACGCTTGTAACCAACAGATCGCTCAATCGATTGATTTATTTTAAAGAGGGCAAAAATATATCCTCAAAACTGGCCGCAAGGTTACATGTTAATTATCATGGCAGTGTTGTTCCTTGCCACAAAAGTGCTGACATACCATTAACGATTAAGGCCATGCAGTTGGCATCAAAAGTTGATACTATCATCATTATGTCAGGTGATTCTGATTATATTGATCTTGTATCCCACCTCAAATTTGAAGGTGTAAGGGTTGAAATCGCATCGATTGAAAGCACAACCGCAAAAGCACTAATTGAAGAGGCCGATTATTTCCACCCCATAACTCAAGAACATTGGTTCAAATTAAACTCTCCCAAAAAAATGAGTAGACCAACAAAAAAGAATATTAAAAAAGTTTAG
- the pepN gene encoding aminopeptidase N — translation MSSPKNSTIKLIDYTKSDFEIESLELEFELDAKKTYVTSKAVYTKFSHQKKLVLNGEQQDLVSVEINGNKLDKSSFKLTSTTLEIFEVPECFTLTIKTIIYPSKNTSLLGLYMSSDILCTQCEAEGFRRITYFLDRPDVMTKYRTKLIAHKNKFPVLLSNGNKVDSGELGDGRHWTIWEDPFKKPSYLFALVAGDLSVVRDVYVTSINKKKIDIEIYCDKGNEGKCDHAMRSLKNSMKWDEEKFGLEYDLDMYMIVAVNSFNMGAMENKGLNIFNSAYVLARKDTATDDDFLGIESVIGHEYFHNWTGNRITCRDWFQLTLKEGLTVYRDQEFSSDMNSRSVQRIKDVLKLRSTQFVEDSGPTAHPIKPKSYIQIDNFYTTTIYEKGAEIIRMIEKIVGKEGFRKGMDKYFELYDGQAVTTDDFVHAMEIANGTDLTHFKRWYDQAGTPIVKINELYDETSKKYTLELEQTCEMKTYGESWRPCHLPVLFCLFDSQGNEIFPETLESLPNLDKTKKIWHLKENKEKATFLNLEHRPILSFNRQFSCPIIVKHDRPVSDHIFLMKNDTDEFNRFESSQILATDAIMQNVDLLKEQKELSLDPFYIESFGSILYDDSLGHSIKASCLDLPSMALLKQEMSNRSLPIDIHKLLMAREGSIKTLGQSHQEFLFKLYNEFKTDTFDLSSKSMGKRELKNICLSFLTSTENPEYIDLAYQQFINSNNMTDELASLSCLAKIKCDKTELALDSFYKKWKDEPLVIQKWFALKATQTHDPSLKFLIDLANNPAFDKKVPNFLRSLYTTFANQNDKLFHQENGHGYKIMIDRILEIDKYNPDVSARMFNAFRIFKKLEINLQNEMKIELERLKNEQNLSKNLFEIVSQITS, via the coding sequence ATGAGTTCACCAAAAAATAGCACAATCAAATTAATAGATTATACAAAAAGTGACTTTGAAATAGAATCTTTAGAATTAGAATTCGAACTGGATGCTAAGAAAACATATGTTACGAGTAAGGCAGTGTATACTAAATTTAGTCATCAGAAAAAACTAGTCTTAAATGGTGAACAGCAAGATCTTGTGTCTGTGGAAATCAATGGTAATAAGCTTGATAAATCTTCATTTAAATTAACAAGTACAACTCTTGAAATTTTTGAAGTTCCTGAGTGCTTTACATTAACGATTAAAACAATCATTTACCCAAGCAAAAATACTTCTCTTTTAGGACTTTATATGAGTTCTGATATTTTGTGTACGCAATGTGAGGCCGAAGGATTTAGGCGGATAACCTATTTTTTAGATCGACCTGATGTTATGACAAAGTATCGTACAAAACTGATAGCACATAAGAATAAGTTTCCTGTTCTCCTGTCTAATGGCAATAAAGTTGATAGCGGAGAATTAGGTGATGGTAGGCATTGGACAATTTGGGAAGATCCTTTTAAAAAACCTAGTTATTTATTTGCACTTGTTGCCGGTGATCTTTCAGTTGTAAGAGATGTTTATGTAACTAGTATTAATAAGAAAAAAATAGATATTGAAATTTATTGTGATAAAGGTAACGAAGGAAAATGTGATCACGCGATGAGATCTCTAAAAAATTCAATGAAGTGGGATGAAGAAAAGTTTGGTCTTGAGTATGATCTTGATATGTATATGATAGTGGCAGTTAATAGTTTTAATATGGGGGCGATGGAAAATAAGGGACTTAATATTTTTAATTCTGCTTATGTACTTGCCAGAAAAGATACAGCAACAGATGATGATTTTCTAGGAATAGAAAGTGTCATTGGTCACGAATATTTTCATAATTGGACTGGAAACCGTATTACATGCCGAGACTGGTTCCAATTAACTTTGAAAGAAGGACTAACTGTATATCGAGACCAAGAATTTAGTTCTGATATGAACAGTCGCAGTGTACAGAGAATTAAGGACGTTCTGAAATTAAGATCGACGCAATTTGTAGAGGATTCAGGGCCGACTGCTCATCCAATTAAACCTAAGTCATATATCCAAATTGATAATTTTTATACAACTACAATTTATGAAAAAGGTGCTGAAATCATCAGGATGATTGAAAAAATTGTAGGAAAAGAAGGATTTCGAAAAGGAATGGATAAATATTTTGAACTCTATGATGGCCAGGCCGTAACGACAGATGATTTTGTCCACGCAATGGAAATTGCAAATGGAACTGACTTAACACACTTTAAAAGATGGTATGATCAGGCCGGAACACCAATCGTAAAAATTAATGAACTTTATGACGAAACCTCGAAAAAATATACTCTTGAGTTAGAACAAACTTGTGAAATGAAAACCTATGGAGAATCATGGCGGCCTTGTCATCTTCCAGTTTTATTTTGCTTATTTGATTCTCAAGGAAATGAGATATTTCCTGAGACTCTTGAAAGTTTACCAAACTTAGATAAAACAAAAAAAATATGGCATCTAAAAGAAAACAAAGAAAAAGCTACTTTTCTTAATCTCGAACACAGACCAATTTTATCTTTTAATAGGCAGTTCAGTTGTCCAATTATAGTAAAGCATGATCGTCCTGTAAGTGACCATATCTTTTTAATGAAAAATGATACAGATGAATTTAATCGGTTTGAATCATCTCAAATATTGGCCACTGATGCAATTATGCAAAACGTTGATTTATTAAAGGAGCAAAAAGAATTATCTCTAGATCCATTTTATATTGAGTCCTTTGGATCAATACTATATGACGATTCTTTAGGCCATAGTATAAAGGCCTCTTGTCTTGATTTACCAAGTATGGCCCTTTTAAAACAGGAAATGTCTAATAGATCACTTCCAATTGATATTCATAAATTGTTAATGGCCAGAGAAGGTTCAATCAAAACTTTAGGGCAGTCTCATCAAGAATTTCTTTTTAAATTATATAATGAGTTTAAAACAGACACTTTTGATTTATCATCTAAATCCATGGGGAAAAGGGAGCTTAAAAATATCTGTTTGAGTTTTTTAACAAGTACAGAAAACCCAGAGTATATAGACCTTGCTTATCAACAGTTTATCAATTCAAACAATATGACTGATGAATTGGCCTCTCTTTCTTGCCTGGCCAAAATTAAGTGTGACAAAACTGAATTAGCTTTAGACTCTTTCTATAAAAAATGGAAAGATGAACCACTTGTTATCCAAAAATGGTTCGCACTAAAGGCAACTCAAACTCACGATCCATCTTTAAAATTTTTAATTGATCTGGCAAATAATCCTGCCTTCGATAAAAAGGTTCCAAATTTTCTTAGATCTCTTTACACTACTTTTGCAAATCAAAATGACAAATTATTTCATCAAGAAAATGGACATGGTTATAAAATAATGATTGATAGAATACTTGAAATAGACAAGTACAATCCAGATGTATCTGCTAGAATGTTTAATGCTTTTAGAATTTTTAAAAAGTTAGAAATTAATTTACAAAATGAAATGAAAATTGAATTAGAAAGACTAAAGAATGAACAGAATCTTTCAAAAAATCTATTTGAAATTGTTTCTCAAATTACTTCTTAA
- a CDS encoding Type 1 glutamine amidotransferase-like domain-containing protein has translation MKLVFYSGEDENNFELHSYLVGMTNSTSPLITFIPSCSHDCYEDYHDFVNSFLGFNLNRFLYFPIDNPIDPVLEHEVFNSNIIHLSGGNTFYFLYYLRKNGLLKKLKEFVNNGGILTGLSAGAILMTQSIGTAGFPDFDRDENEMNIRNLKALGFVDFDFFPHYKNSKRYDLALREYSRTSKRPLFACPDGNGIIVDDLRTIFLGQSVCFFDGKKLKVGGS, from the coding sequence TTGAAACTTGTTTTTTACTCAGGAGAAGATGAAAATAATTTCGAACTTCATTCTTATCTTGTAGGAATGACAAATTCGACTTCTCCACTCATCACATTTATTCCTTCTTGTTCTCATGATTGCTATGAAGATTATCATGATTTTGTAAATTCTTTTCTTGGCTTTAACTTAAATCGTTTTCTCTATTTCCCAATAGATAATCCTATCGATCCAGTGCTTGAACATGAGGTTTTTAATTCAAATATTATACATCTTTCAGGAGGAAATACGTTTTATTTTCTTTATTATTTAAGAAAAAATGGATTACTAAAAAAACTTAAGGAATTTGTGAATAATGGAGGAATACTTACGGGGCTTTCTGCTGGAGCAATTCTTATGACCCAGTCAATTGGTACTGCAGGATTTCCGGATTTCGATAGAGATGAAAATGAAATGAATATTAGAAACTTAAAAGCTTTAGGGTTTGTTGATTTTGATTTTTTCCCACATTATAAAAATTCAAAGCGATATGATCTCGCTTTGCGAGAATATTCTCGCACTTCGAAACGACCTTTATTTGCTTGTCCCGATGGAAATGGGATTATTGTTGATGATCTAAGAACAATTTTTTTGGGACAAAGTGTTTGTTTTTTCGATGGGAAAAAGCTTAAAGTTGGTGGAAGTTAA
- a CDS encoding ABC transporter ATP-binding protein, producing MGLVQIKSLSKTFIVQNAKGKFTKNRVLDNIDLELNSGRFYGLLGRNGAGKSTLMKILMKRCLYNQGEVFIDGVNLMNDDPNFNIITGYITETTNLNSKISLLSHIDIYKECYHNWDQSLFEQFCVALNLNLNKTYEELSRGQKMQFLFAVTMSSRPKLVLLDEITSVLDAYARNYILDYLDVFVQEGGTVLMATNIVSEIQLYVDHILIIDNSKIKLSLSVEEIEKHFRKIRIKDKQTITKFESHEFLKKVGLNSDSSFNYLLKEENISLLDSIEYESDRRGISAEDLFIYFTGNTRGDE from the coding sequence ATGGGTCTAGTGCAGATTAAAAGTCTAAGTAAGACTTTTATAGTCCAAAACGCCAAAGGTAAATTCACCAAAAATCGTGTTCTCGATAATATTGATCTCGAACTCAACTCCGGGCGTTTTTATGGATTACTTGGAAGAAATGGTGCGGGCAAATCAACATTAATGAAAATATTAATGAAACGTTGTCTTTATAATCAAGGTGAAGTGTTTATTGATGGTGTCAATCTTATGAACGATGATCCAAATTTTAACATCATCACAGGATACATAACTGAGACAACTAATCTCAATTCAAAAATCAGCTTACTTAGTCATATTGATATCTACAAAGAGTGTTATCACAACTGGGATCAATCACTTTTTGAACAATTCTGTGTTGCTTTAAATCTAAACTTAAATAAGACCTATGAAGAATTATCTCGAGGACAAAAAATGCAATTTCTCTTCGCTGTAACAATGTCCTCACGCCCAAAACTTGTCTTACTCGATGAGATTACTTCCGTACTAGATGCCTATGCCAGAAATTATATACTCGACTATCTAGATGTATTCGTCCAAGAAGGTGGAACAGTTTTAATGGCCACAAATATTGTGAGTGAAATTCAACTTTATGTTGATCATATTTTGATCATTGATAATTCAAAAATAAAATTATCTCTCTCAGTTGAAGAAATTGAAAAGCATTTTAGAAAAATTAGAATAAAAGATAAACAGACAATCACGAAATTTGAGAGTCATGAATTTCTAAAAAAAGTTGGTCTTAACAGCGATTCTTCTTTTAATTACCTTCTCAAAGAGGAAAATATCTCTCTTTTAGATAGTATAGAATATGAATCTGATCGTAGAGGTATATCAGCTGAAGATTTATTCATCTACTTCACTGGTAACACAAGAGGTGATGAATGA
- a CDS encoding Fpg/Nei family DNA glycosylase has protein sequence MPELPEVETIRKQISSSFPMKVNNVEFSKVSQRIVKSKEFNPKEFVIYNTQRIGKVIIFNIGNKFTIISGLGMSGSWRISKNKVSEKHTHIQFTGFDKNNQEIHLAYVDPRRFGSIHFLKKENQKNWLKRLGPDIASADFNLKYLQSIQKHHSHKILKPFLLDQKYFAGIGNYMASEICARANVLPTRKFGDLKINELKAILKSTKVLLDNSIKTGGTTFSGGYTDAYGNKGEGVKNLVVFHQTHCGLCGQFVQKIVQSQRSTYYCQSCQK, from the coding sequence ATGCCTGAACTACCAGAAGTTGAAACAATTCGAAAGCAAATTAGTTCTTCCTTTCCCATGAAAGTTAACAATGTTGAATTTTCTAAGGTTAGTCAAAGAATAGTTAAAAGCAAAGAGTTTAATCCAAAAGAGTTTGTCATCTATAATACCCAAAGAATTGGAAAAGTTATCATTTTTAATATTGGAAATAAATTCACAATTATCTCAGGTCTTGGAATGTCTGGAAGCTGGAGAATCTCAAAAAATAAAGTGAGTGAAAAACATACTCATATCCAATTCACTGGTTTTGATAAAAACAATCAAGAGATTCACCTGGCCTATGTTGACCCAAGAAGATTTGGGAGCATTCACTTCTTAAAAAAAGAAAATCAAAAAAATTGGTTGAAAAGATTAGGGCCAGATATTGCTTCTGCTGATTTTAATTTAAAATACTTGCAGTCTATCCAAAAACATCATTCTCATAAAATATTAAAACCATTTCTGCTTGATCAAAAGTATTTTGCTGGAATCGGAAATTATATGGCCAGTGAAATCTGTGCGAGAGCGAATGTCTTACCAACAAGAAAATTTGGAGACTTAAAAATAAATGAGCTTAAAGCAATTCTCAAAAGCACTAAAGTACTTCTAGATAACTCTATCAAAACAGGAGGTACAACATTTTCAGGAGGCTATACAGACGCTTATGGTAACAAAGGAGAAGGAGTAAAAAATTTAGTAGTCTTTCACCAAACTCACTGTGGACTATGTGGCCAATTTGTTCAAAAAATAGTCCAATCACAAAGAAGCACATATTATTGTCAAAGTTGTCAGAAATAG